Proteins encoded in a region of the Leifsonia sp. PS1209 genome:
- a CDS encoding homocysteine S-methyltransferase family protein has protein sequence MGMLDGKWVTDGGLETDLIFNHGIDLPSFAAFPILESADGIDLLRRYYADYAAIAHAADAGVLLETPTWRANSAWGGELGYDEASLDRTNRDAVALIRSVLADAGALDGLVSGCIGPRGDGYIAADGDADEAAAFHLPQVQSLADAGADLVHAMTMTGAAEAIGVVRAARSVGVPVSISFTVETDGRLPDASRLVDAIASVDAAAPADFYGVNCAHPTHLMAALDGESWQERLTFFRPNASTLSHAELDEMEELDSGDLPLLVRATRELLVQLPQVTVIGGCCGTDSRHVAALWASIDRSG, from the coding sequence ATGGGAATGCTCGACGGGAAATGGGTGACTGACGGAGGCCTCGAGACCGACCTCATCTTCAACCACGGAATCGACTTGCCCTCCTTCGCCGCTTTCCCGATCCTGGAGAGCGCCGACGGGATCGACCTGCTGCGGCGCTACTACGCCGACTACGCCGCGATCGCGCACGCGGCGGACGCGGGAGTGCTACTCGAGACACCCACCTGGCGAGCCAACTCGGCCTGGGGCGGTGAGCTCGGCTACGACGAGGCTTCCCTCGACCGGACGAACCGGGATGCGGTCGCGCTCATCCGGTCTGTGCTCGCCGATGCCGGAGCGCTCGACGGCCTGGTTTCGGGATGTATCGGGCCTCGCGGCGACGGGTACATCGCTGCGGATGGCGACGCCGACGAGGCGGCGGCGTTTCACCTGCCGCAGGTGCAGTCGCTCGCCGATGCCGGAGCCGACCTCGTTCACGCTATGACGATGACCGGGGCCGCCGAGGCGATCGGCGTCGTGCGCGCCGCCCGGAGCGTAGGCGTCCCGGTCTCGATCTCCTTCACCGTCGAAACCGATGGGCGGCTGCCGGACGCAAGCCGGCTGGTCGACGCGATCGCATCGGTGGATGCGGCGGCTCCGGCCGACTTCTATGGTGTCAACTGTGCCCACCCGACACACCTCATGGCCGCGCTCGATGGTGAATCGTGGCAGGAGCGTCTCACGTTCTTCCGCCCGAATGCCTCGACGCTTTCGCACGCCGAACTCGACGAGATGGAGGAACTCGATTCCGGTGATCTTCCCCTCCTCGTCCGAGCGACACGGGAGCTTCTCGTTCAGCTACCCCAGGTGACGGTCATCGGCGGATGCTGCGGCACAGACAGCCGGCACGTCGCTGCGCTGTGGGCGAGCATTGATCGGTCAGGGTGA
- a CDS encoding putative Ig domain-containing protein, which produces MPSVPVRALSVVTALLLATAGILTAPAPALAAGSTVVVTSTADTDATGACSGGTTLANPVTLRNALCVANNAGGAWDITVGAGTYALDDTLGPLTVGTASGADITLAAASGASPKVVGAGAKQVFVLDPSGVGGVSVTLDGLSVLGGVDNVMGGGALIGGSGSAATLDSLTIRNSTFSGNKANTATGQSTANPGGAIQFIGGALTVVDSTFTGNDAGSSAGGAIAYQAQGAASGEKLSITGSRFTGNTTTATSPVGNGGGALAISDVAGSTPMSITGSTFANNAGVSSGGPSTGSAVWLNGGSLSITGSTFTGNTGTGGSAVAVTAGSLTAHFNRITGNTAPALAVAGGSALATQNWWGCSTGPGGSGCDTVSGTTAAAYTPYLRLTATANPSPIVRPSTTSTFTASLLLDSAGAMVAPSSLTAFDGLPVAWSNALPAGSSIGASSTIAAGVASSTYTAGATGGVGSATAQLDGGTVSAPVSVYTLASFTSPSTFGAVVGTPASFTVVATGYPAPALTFVGTLPPGLTATINGNGTATISGVPAAGSAGDYPVTVTARNAASPSSVAQTVTIVVQQAAAFTSAAASTFAAGSSGSFTVTASGRPTPTPITVTGTLPSGVTFTDHHDGTASIAGTPSAGSGGVYPVTLQTSNGVGATAVQSFTLTVNEAPRITSAPSVTTTLGTAAAFTVTTGHAYPAVSALAVTGALPAGLVFVDNGDGTGTISGTPTGPGGSTVVTITAANGVGQDATQSFQLLVHAAPVVTVAAADQTANVEATVSFTAAASGFPAPAVQWWVSSDNGATFVQIPGATSTTVSLTARTIDDGRILRAVFTNAAGSSHTDARLTVGDAPTISSPAAAEVTAGAGVQDIAVTTAGFPSATLTATGALPAWATFTDHHDGTATISADPPAASGGLYPFTITANNGFTPNASQAFVLTVLQSPGFTSAATAGMSVGSAGSFTVTTAPGFPVATTVTASGTLPSGLAFTDNGDGTATLSGTPAPGEGGAYAVTMTATNGRAASATQTLTVTVIETPTFTSPAALTVTRGVTFAATVTTGHAYPAIGALSATPLPAGLTFTDNGDGTASIRGVTTDQAGASTVTITATTPGQPDLVQVVTIAVVDAAAVPLPPLPPTAAGPLSGVPTTVTTGQQLTLTASGFAPAAPVTFGIYSSPVVLATVTADATGSATATVTIPEGLTGAHSLVASGIGPDGTPRFVRTDIALPTAPVDPGTPGTPGTPATPGAPSAPTASGGSGLAATGLDASGLAALAVLLLAAGAVVAFRRRPQRP; this is translated from the coding sequence ATGCCGTCCGTACCCGTGCGCGCCCTCTCGGTCGTCACCGCCCTCCTTCTCGCGACCGCCGGGATACTCACCGCTCCCGCACCAGCGCTGGCGGCGGGCTCGACCGTCGTGGTCACCAGCACGGCCGACACGGATGCGACCGGCGCATGCTCGGGCGGGACGACACTGGCGAACCCGGTCACCCTCCGCAACGCGCTCTGCGTCGCGAACAACGCGGGCGGCGCGTGGGACATCACGGTCGGCGCGGGAACGTACGCGCTCGACGACACGCTCGGCCCGCTGACGGTGGGCACCGCATCCGGAGCGGACATCACCCTGGCAGCGGCATCCGGTGCGTCCCCGAAGGTGGTGGGCGCCGGGGCGAAGCAGGTGTTCGTGCTCGACCCGAGCGGTGTCGGCGGCGTCTCCGTGACGCTGGACGGACTCTCGGTGCTCGGCGGCGTCGACAACGTCATGGGAGGCGGGGCACTGATCGGCGGCTCCGGCAGCGCAGCGACGCTCGACTCCCTCACCATCCGCAACTCGACGTTCTCCGGCAACAAGGCCAACACGGCGACGGGCCAGAGCACTGCGAACCCCGGCGGCGCGATCCAGTTCATCGGAGGTGCGCTCACCGTCGTCGACTCGACCTTCACCGGCAACGACGCCGGCAGCAGCGCGGGAGGCGCCATCGCTTACCAGGCGCAGGGCGCAGCGTCCGGCGAGAAGCTCTCGATCACCGGCAGCCGGTTCACCGGCAACACCACGACGGCGACGAGCCCGGTCGGCAACGGCGGAGGAGCGCTCGCGATCAGCGACGTCGCCGGGTCGACGCCGATGAGCATCACGGGAAGCACCTTCGCGAACAATGCAGGAGTGTCGAGCGGTGGACCGTCCACCGGCTCGGCCGTCTGGCTGAACGGGGGCTCGCTGTCCATCACCGGTTCGACGTTCACCGGCAACACCGGAACGGGCGGCTCCGCCGTCGCCGTGACGGCCGGTTCCCTCACCGCCCACTTCAACAGGATCACCGGGAACACCGCTCCGGCGCTCGCCGTCGCCGGGGGCTCGGCGCTCGCGACCCAGAACTGGTGGGGATGCTCGACCGGCCCGGGCGGCTCCGGATGCGACACGGTCAGCGGCACCACGGCCGCGGCGTACACGCCGTACCTGCGCTTGACGGCCACCGCGAACCCCTCGCCGATCGTGCGGCCTTCGACCACGTCGACCTTCACCGCGAGCCTCCTCCTCGACTCGGCGGGCGCGATGGTCGCGCCGTCGTCGCTCACGGCGTTCGACGGCCTCCCCGTCGCCTGGTCGAACGCGCTGCCGGCCGGGTCGTCGATCGGTGCGTCGTCGACCATAGCTGCCGGTGTCGCCTCCTCGACATACACGGCGGGCGCGACGGGCGGGGTGGGTTCCGCGACCGCTCAGCTCGACGGTGGCACGGTGTCCGCCCCCGTCTCGGTCTACACGCTCGCGTCGTTCACGTCGCCGTCCACGTTCGGCGCCGTCGTCGGCACCCCGGCATCGTTCACGGTGGTCGCCACCGGCTATCCCGCTCCTGCGCTCACTTTCGTCGGCACCCTGCCGCCCGGACTGACCGCCACGATCAACGGCAACGGCACCGCGACCATCAGCGGGGTCCCGGCAGCGGGCAGCGCGGGCGACTATCCCGTCACCGTCACGGCCAGGAACGCCGCATCGCCGTCCAGTGTCGCTCAGACGGTGACCATCGTGGTGCAGCAGGCCGCCGCCTTCACGAGCGCGGCAGCGAGCACGTTCGCGGCTGGATCGAGCGGGAGCTTCACCGTGACCGCATCCGGCCGCCCGACCCCCACGCCGATCACCGTGACCGGCACGCTCCCGTCCGGCGTGACGTTCACCGACCACCACGACGGAACCGCCTCCATCGCCGGGACCCCGTCGGCAGGGTCTGGCGGGGTGTACCCGGTGACCCTCCAGACCTCGAACGGCGTCGGCGCCACGGCTGTCCAGTCGTTCACGCTGACCGTGAACGAGGCGCCGCGCATCACCAGCGCGCCGAGCGTGACCACCACGCTCGGCACAGCGGCCGCGTTCACCGTCACCACCGGGCACGCGTACCCCGCCGTCTCGGCGCTCGCGGTCACCGGGGCTCTGCCCGCCGGTCTGGTCTTCGTCGACAACGGCGACGGCACGGGCACCATCTCCGGCACCCCCACCGGTCCCGGCGGAAGCACCGTCGTCACGATCACCGCCGCCAACGGGGTGGGCCAGGATGCGACCCAGTCCTTCCAGCTCCTCGTGCACGCGGCCCCCGTGGTGACTGTCGCCGCGGCAGACCAGACCGCGAACGTCGAAGCCACGGTGAGCTTCACGGCCGCCGCGAGCGGCTTCCCCGCCCCGGCGGTTCAGTGGTGGGTCTCCTCGGACAACGGAGCGACGTTCGTCCAGATCCCCGGAGCGACGTCGACCACGGTGTCGCTCACCGCGCGCACCATCGACGACGGCCGCATCCTCCGCGCCGTCTTCACCAACGCGGCGGGCAGCTCGCACACCGACGCACGTCTGACCGTCGGCGACGCCCCCACCATCTCGAGCCCGGCCGCAGCCGAGGTCACGGCGGGCGCCGGGGTCCAGGACATCGCCGTGACCACGGCGGGCTTCCCGTCTGCGACGCTCACGGCGACCGGCGCGCTCCCCGCCTGGGCGACCTTCACCGACCACCACGACGGAACGGCGACCATCTCGGCCGACCCTCCCGCCGCATCCGGTGGCCTGTACCCGTTCACGATCACCGCGAACAACGGCTTCACGCCGAACGCCAGCCAGGCCTTCGTGCTCACCGTGCTGCAGTCCCCGGGGTTCACCTCCGCGGCCACCGCGGGGATGAGCGTTGGCAGCGCCGGATCGTTCACCGTCACGACGGCGCCGGGATTCCCCGTGGCGACGACCGTCACGGCGAGCGGGACGCTGCCGTCCGGACTGGCGTTCACCGACAACGGGGACGGCACGGCGACACTGTCCGGGACCCCGGCACCTGGTGAGGGCGGCGCGTACGCGGTCACCATGACGGCGACGAACGGACGCGCAGCCTCGGCGACGCAGACGCTCACGGTCACGGTGATCGAGACGCCGACGTTCACCAGCCCAGCCGCCCTGACAGTCACGCGCGGTGTCACGTTCGCGGCCACCGTGACCACCGGCCACGCCTACCCGGCGATCGGCGCGCTGTCGGCGACGCCCCTCCCCGCTGGGCTGACCTTCACGGACAACGGCGACGGGACCGCGAGCATCCGGGGCGTCACCACCGACCAGGCCGGCGCATCCACTGTCACCATCACCGCAACGACGCCGGGACAGCCCGACCTCGTGCAGGTCGTGACCATCGCGGTCGTCGACGCCGCCGCCGTGCCCCTGCCGCCCCTCCCGCCCACGGCGGCAGGGCCGCTCTCCGGCGTTCCGACGACGGTGACAACGGGCCAGCAGCTCACGCTGACCGCCAGCGGCTTCGCCCCAGCGGCCCCCGTCACCTTCGGCATCTACTCCAGCCCGGTCGTCCTCGCTACGGTCACGGCCGACGCCACGGGCTCGGCCACGGCGACGGTGACGATCCCCGAGGGACTGACGGGCGCGCACTCGCTGGTCGCGAGCGGCATCGGCCCGGACGGCACGCCTCGCTTCGTGCGCACCGACATCGCGTTGCCGACCGCCCCGGTCGACCCGGGGACGCCGGGGACGCCTGGCACGCCGGCCACGCCAGGTGCGCCCAGTGCGCCGACCGCGTCCGGCGGCTCCGGCCTGGCCGCGACCGGCCTCGACGCGTCCGGGCTCGCCGCCCTCGCGGTCCTGCTCCTCGCAGCAGGCGCCGTCGTCGCCTTCCGCCGCCGCCCGCAGCGGCCATAG
- a CDS encoding N-acetyltransferase, whose product MLTDTIGFRAATPDDAALVRAIFDDAKRSEFPGIDGPALDQLLDLQFRAASAERASRHPGAVTSLVLLDSEVVGSITADHTGRDAHLVDLSILSQHRGGGLGSRALSWLAASADRVTLTVWALNDGAIRLYRRHGFTTVSEQGGYLAMSTEAAR is encoded by the coding sequence ATGCTGACCGACACGATCGGGTTCCGTGCCGCCACCCCGGACGACGCCGCCCTGGTGCGCGCGATCTTCGACGACGCAAAGCGGAGCGAGTTCCCCGGCATCGACGGCCCCGCGCTCGACCAGCTGCTCGACCTGCAGTTCCGTGCAGCATCGGCGGAGCGGGCATCGCGGCATCCCGGCGCCGTCACCTCGCTCGTCCTCCTCGACAGCGAGGTGGTCGGCTCGATCACGGCCGACCACACCGGCAGGGATGCGCACCTCGTCGATCTCTCGATCCTCTCGCAGCACAGAGGCGGCGGCCTCGGCTCGCGCGCCCTGTCCTGGCTCGCGGCCTCGGCCGACCGGGTGACCCTCACCGTCTGGGCGCTGAACGACGGCGCGATCCGGCTGTATCGGCGGCACGGTTTCACGACCGTGTCCGAGCAGGGAGGCTACCTGGCCATGAGCACGGAGGCCGCCCGATGA
- a CDS encoding tail fiber protein, whose translation MSQPYVGEIRMFAGTFAPVGWALCTGGLLPISDNDVLFQVIGTTYGGDGIETFGLPDLSGRLPVHQGTGPSLGRTFTMGEAAGAETVQLGVQQLPRHGHPIAAAATATTPSASGNYLAGWADVPFSTDTPTAQLGTALNPAGGNQAHDNMPPYLAINYIISLYGLFPSQT comes from the coding sequence ATGAGTCAGCCGTACGTCGGAGAGATCCGGATGTTCGCGGGCACCTTCGCGCCGGTGGGATGGGCGCTCTGCACCGGCGGTCTGCTGCCGATCTCGGACAACGATGTGCTGTTCCAGGTCATCGGGACGACATACGGCGGCGACGGCATCGAGACCTTCGGCCTGCCGGACCTGAGCGGGCGCCTTCCCGTGCACCAGGGCACCGGGCCCTCGCTGGGTCGCACCTTCACGATGGGCGAAGCCGCTGGGGCGGAGACGGTCCAGCTCGGTGTGCAGCAGCTCCCCCGGCACGGGCACCCGATCGCCGCGGCGGCGACGGCGACCACGCCGTCCGCCTCCGGCAACTACCTGGCCGGCTGGGCCGACGTCCCGTTCAGCACGGACACGCCCACGGCCCAGCTCGGAACGGCACTCAACCCGGCCGGCGGCAATCAGGCGCACGACAACATGCCGCCGTACCTCGCCATCAACTACATCATCTCGTTGTACGGCCTGTTTCCGTCCCAGACTTGA
- a CDS encoding tail fiber protein has product MSTPYLGEIRLASFSFAPKNWAMCDGQFLPINQNQALFSLLGTTYGGNGQTNFRLPDLRGRVPVGFANDFPQGQAGGEYDHTLTASELGAHTHQAAVAVVPNTATPTGSQLAQPGKAAYAAAPTATMAPIAVSQVGGGLAHTNTAPYLTVNFLIALVGIFPTPN; this is encoded by the coding sequence GTGAGCACACCGTACCTGGGCGAAATCCGCCTGGCCTCGTTCTCATTCGCGCCGAAGAACTGGGCGATGTGCGACGGGCAATTCCTTCCGATCAACCAGAATCAAGCACTGTTCTCGCTGCTCGGCACGACCTACGGCGGAAACGGTCAGACCAACTTCCGCCTCCCCGACCTGCGCGGGCGGGTGCCCGTCGGGTTCGCGAACGACTTCCCGCAGGGCCAGGCGGGCGGGGAATACGACCACACGCTGACCGCGAGCGAGCTCGGCGCGCACACGCATCAAGCGGCCGTCGCCGTCGTGCCGAACACGGCGACGCCGACCGGATCGCAGCTCGCCCAGCCGGGAAAGGCGGCGTACGCAGCCGCTCCGACGGCGACGATGGCGCCCATCGCCGTGTCGCAGGTCGGCGGCGGCCTGGCGCACACCAACACCGCTCCATACCTCACCGTCAACTTCCTGATCGCCCTGGTGGGCATCTTCCCCACCCCGAACTGA
- a CDS encoding tail fiber protein: protein MSDQFVGEIRLVAFAFAPQGWAFCLGQLLPLSQNTALFSLLGTTYGGDGRSTFALPNLQGRTALGWTPNGPRGGLSSYDLGQSGGEQAVSLDQSTIPSHTHNVLAVNAPGTTGVVSSDASLAIPRYGRVTERAYSTDQATVPLAAGAFAVAGGGQPHNNLQPYLSLNYIIALQGVFPPRP, encoded by the coding sequence ATGTCTGACCAATTCGTCGGCGAGATCCGCCTCGTCGCCTTCGCCTTCGCCCCTCAGGGGTGGGCGTTCTGCCTGGGACAGCTCCTGCCGCTCTCGCAGAACACGGCGCTCTTCTCCCTGCTCGGCACCACGTACGGCGGAGACGGAAGGTCGACGTTCGCGCTGCCGAATCTGCAAGGGCGGACCGCGCTCGGCTGGACGCCGAACGGGCCACGCGGCGGACTCTCGTCGTACGACCTCGGTCAGAGCGGTGGCGAACAGGCCGTCTCGCTCGACCAGAGCACGATCCCGTCGCACACGCACAACGTGCTCGCCGTCAACGCGCCGGGCACGACGGGCGTCGTGTCCTCGGACGCCTCGCTCGCCATCCCGCGCTACGGCAGGGTGACCGAGCGGGCGTACTCGACCGACCAGGCCACCGTGCCGCTCGCGGCCGGCGCGTTCGCCGTCGCGGGAGGCGGCCAGCCACACAACAACCTGCAGCCGTACCTCTCGCTCAACTACATCATCGCCCTCCAGGGCGTCTTCCCGCCGCGTCCGTAG
- a CDS encoding AAA family ATPase: MANMQGAPSTQEEQKSALEQYGVNLTEIAKSGKLDPVIGRDAEIRRVSQVLTRRTKNNPVLIGEPGVGKTAVVEGLAQRIVAGDVADSLKGKQLVSLDLSALVAGAMYRGQFEERLKAVLKEINDAEGEIITFVDELHILMGAGGGEGSVAASNMLKPMLARGELRLIGATTLNEYREFIEKDAALERRFQQVYVGEPSVEDTVAILRGLKGRYEAHHGVTIEDSALVAAASLSNRYITARQLPDKAIDLIDEAASRLKMEIDSAPVEIDTLQRVVERMKLEEFALKKEKDEASKERLEQLRTRLHEQEAQLAELQERWRAEKASLNRVGELRSQLDEAKTKRDLALRDGRYQEASRIEYETIPAIERELAEAENAEKHPDQPRMVNEQVTADDIAAVVAAWTGIPVDRLTQGETEKLLHLEAELGRRIIGQKKAVAAVADAVRRTRAGISDPDRPTGSFLFLGPTGVGKTELAKALAAFLFDDEKSMVRIDMSEYGEKFSVSRLVGAPPGYVGYEQGGQLTEAVRRRPYSVILLDEVEKAHPEVFDVLLQVLDDGRLTDGQGRTVDFRNAILILTSNLGSQFLVDPALNETEKEEAVMQMVRQAFKPEFVNRLDDIVVFSALDKEELGEIVELNIDRLMRRLQERRLELAVTPDARRWLAERGYDPIYGARPLRRLMQREIDDRLATELLAGEIRDGDVVRVDLAEDGEHLTVAPVRE; encoded by the coding sequence ATGGCGAACATGCAAGGCGCGCCCTCCACTCAAGAGGAGCAGAAAAGCGCGCTCGAACAGTACGGCGTCAACCTCACCGAGATCGCCAAGAGCGGCAAGCTCGACCCGGTCATCGGCCGGGACGCCGAGATCCGCCGCGTCAGCCAGGTGCTCACGCGCCGCACCAAGAACAACCCCGTGCTCATCGGTGAGCCGGGCGTCGGTAAGACCGCTGTTGTCGAAGGCCTCGCCCAGCGCATCGTCGCGGGCGACGTCGCAGACTCCCTGAAGGGGAAGCAGCTGGTCTCCCTCGACCTCTCCGCGCTCGTGGCAGGCGCGATGTACCGCGGCCAGTTCGAGGAGCGGCTCAAGGCCGTCCTCAAGGAGATCAACGACGCGGAGGGGGAGATCATCACCTTCGTCGACGAGCTGCACATCCTGATGGGCGCCGGTGGTGGAGAGGGCTCCGTCGCGGCCTCCAACATGCTGAAGCCGATGCTCGCCCGCGGCGAGCTGCGCCTCATCGGCGCGACCACGCTCAACGAGTACCGCGAGTTCATCGAGAAGGACGCCGCCCTCGAACGCCGCTTCCAGCAGGTCTACGTGGGTGAGCCGAGCGTCGAGGACACCGTCGCGATCCTCCGCGGCCTCAAGGGCAGGTACGAGGCGCACCACGGCGTCACGATCGAGGACTCCGCCCTGGTCGCAGCCGCATCCCTGTCGAACAGGTACATCACCGCCAGGCAGCTGCCGGACAAGGCGATCGACCTCATCGACGAGGCCGCGAGCAGGCTCAAGATGGAGATCGACTCCGCCCCCGTCGAGATCGACACGCTGCAGCGCGTCGTCGAGCGCATGAAGCTCGAAGAGTTCGCGCTCAAGAAGGAGAAGGACGAGGCCAGCAAGGAGCGCCTGGAGCAGTTGCGCACCCGGCTGCACGAGCAGGAGGCCCAGCTGGCCGAGCTGCAGGAACGCTGGCGTGCGGAGAAGGCGTCGCTGAACCGCGTGGGAGAACTCCGCTCCCAGCTGGATGAGGCCAAGACCAAGCGCGACCTCGCGCTGCGGGACGGCCGCTACCAGGAGGCGTCGCGCATCGAGTATGAGACCATCCCGGCCATCGAGCGGGAGCTCGCAGAGGCGGAGAACGCCGAGAAGCACCCCGACCAGCCGCGCATGGTCAACGAGCAGGTGACCGCCGACGACATCGCCGCCGTCGTCGCCGCGTGGACGGGCATCCCCGTCGACCGGCTGACGCAGGGCGAGACGGAGAAGCTGCTGCACCTGGAGGCCGAGCTCGGCCGCCGCATCATCGGGCAGAAGAAGGCTGTCGCCGCGGTGGCGGACGCCGTGCGTCGCACGCGCGCCGGAATCTCCGACCCCGACCGGCCGACGGGTTCCTTCCTGTTCCTCGGGCCGACCGGTGTCGGCAAGACGGAGCTGGCGAAGGCGCTCGCGGCCTTCCTGTTCGACGACGAGAAGTCGATGGTGCGCATCGACATGAGCGAGTACGGCGAGAAGTTCTCGGTGTCCAGGCTCGTCGGCGCCCCTCCCGGCTATGTCGGTTACGAGCAGGGCGGTCAGCTGACCGAGGCTGTCCGCCGCCGTCCGTATTCGGTGATCCTCCTCGACGAGGTGGAGAAGGCGCATCCCGAGGTCTTCGACGTGCTGTTGCAGGTGCTCGACGACGGGCGCCTCACCGACGGCCAGGGCCGCACGGTCGACTTCCGCAACGCCATCCTGATCCTCACCTCCAACCTCGGAAGCCAGTTCCTGGTCGACCCGGCCCTGAACGAGACCGAGAAGGAGGAGGCGGTGATGCAGATGGTCCGCCAGGCCTTCAAGCCGGAGTTCGTGAACCGCCTCGACGACATCGTGGTGTTCTCGGCTCTCGACAAGGAGGAGCTGGGCGAGATCGTCGAGCTCAACATCGACCGGCTGATGCGCCGCCTGCAGGAACGCCGCCTCGAACTGGCGGTGACCCCGGATGCACGGCGCTGGCTGGCCGAGCGCGGCTACGACCCGATCTACGGTGCCCGCCCGCTGCGTCGCCTGATGCAGCGCGAGATCGACGACAGGCTCGCCACGGAGCTGCTGGCCGGAGAGATCCGGGACGGCGACGTGGTGAGGGTCGACCTCGCGGAGGATGGCGAGCACCTGACCGTGGCGCCGGTGCGGGAGTAG
- a CDS encoding PadR family transcriptional regulator, giving the protein MSKQATEMLKGTLEGIVLAILAGRAAYGYEITSWLRDQGFSDIAEGTIYALLVRIEQRGLVDVEKVPSEKGPPRKVYSLNSQGQEYLDEFWTTWSFLSERLEQLRHTEQTETHTQEEEQ; this is encoded by the coding sequence ATGAGCAAGCAAGCGACAGAGATGCTCAAGGGAACCCTCGAGGGCATCGTCCTCGCCATCCTCGCCGGCCGCGCAGCATACGGCTACGAGATCACCTCCTGGCTGAGGGACCAGGGTTTCTCCGACATCGCAGAGGGCACCATCTACGCGCTGCTCGTCCGCATCGAGCAGCGCGGCCTCGTGGATGTGGAGAAGGTCCCGTCCGAGAAGGGGCCGCCCCGCAAGGTGTACTCCCTCAACAGCCAGGGCCAGGAATACCTCGACGAATTCTGGACCACCTGGAGCTTCCTCTCCGAGCGACTGGAACAGCTCCGCCACACCGAACAGACCGAAACACACACCCAGGAAGAGGAACAGTAG
- a CDS encoding DUF1048 domain-containing protein, producing MVAKWIEALTGSLEQKKQYKQAVARVEALPEPYRSTAKALNRYFMYYGGITDGDTLVTMIGDHTDLWERASIDGTPVRDIVGDDPVEFAEEFAASYSGHQWIDKERARLTNAIDAAVSGKAAPDNKETDE from the coding sequence ATGGTCGCGAAATGGATCGAAGCCCTCACCGGCTCCCTCGAACAGAAGAAGCAGTACAAGCAGGCCGTCGCCCGCGTCGAAGCTCTCCCCGAGCCCTATCGGAGCACGGCCAAGGCCCTCAACAGGTACTTCATGTACTACGGCGGCATCACAGACGGCGACACCCTGGTCACGATGATCGGCGACCACACCGACCTGTGGGAGCGCGCATCCATCGACGGCACTCCGGTGCGCGACATCGTCGGCGACGACCCCGTGGAGTTCGCGGAAGAGTTCGCCGCCTCGTACTCGGGCCACCAGTGGATCGACAAGGAGCGGGCACGCCTCACCAACGCGATCGACGCGGCGGTCAGCGGAAAGGCCGCCCCCGACAACAAGGAGACGGACGAATGA
- a CDS encoding ATP-binding cassette domain-containing protein gives MPAPAIRVHGIEKSFKELSVLRGVDFDVAPGSIFALLGSNGAGKTTLVRILSTLLKSDAGTATVAGYDVAAEPGSVRESISLTGQFAAVDEVLTGRENLILVAKLRHLKNPGGIADDLLARFSLTDAGSRKAATYSGGMRRRLDIAMSLIGNPPVIFLDEPTTGLDPQARIEVWQTVKQLAGQGTTVLLTTQYLDEAEQLADRIAILHKGTIIQNGTLAELKQLLPAAKVEYVEKQPSLEDVFLALVGETGETAEETATETTRKADR, from the coding sequence ATGCCGGCACCCGCCATCCGGGTGCACGGCATCGAGAAGTCCTTCAAGGAGCTGAGCGTGCTCCGCGGCGTCGACTTCGACGTCGCCCCCGGCAGCATCTTCGCCCTGCTCGGCTCGAACGGCGCGGGCAAGACCACCCTCGTGCGCATCCTGTCGACGCTGCTGAAGTCGGATGCGGGGACCGCGACGGTCGCCGGATACGACGTGGCGGCCGAGCCGGGCAGCGTGCGCGAGTCGATCAGCCTGACCGGCCAGTTCGCCGCAGTGGATGAGGTGCTCACCGGCAGGGAGAACCTCATCCTGGTCGCCAAGCTGCGCCACCTGAAGAACCCGGGCGGCATCGCGGACGACCTGCTCGCCCGGTTCTCGCTCACCGACGCCGGCAGCCGCAAGGCGGCCACGTACTCCGGAGGGATGCGCCGCCGCCTCGACATCGCGATGAGCCTGATCGGCAATCCGCCCGTGATCTTCCTCGACGAGCCGACGACGGGCCTCGACCCCCAGGCGCGCATCGAGGTGTGGCAGACGGTCAAGCAGCTGGCCGGCCAGGGCACGACGGTGCTGCTCACGACGCAGTACCTCGACGAGGCCGAGCAGCTCGCCGACCGGATCGCGATCCTGCACAAGGGCACGATCATCCAGAACGGCACGCTCGCCGAACTGAAGCAGCTCCTCCCCGCGGCGAAAGTCGAGTACGTGGAGAAGCAGCCGTCGCTCGAGGACGTGTTCCTCGCCCTCGTCGGTGAGACCGGCGAGACAGCCGAAGAGACCGCAACCGAAACCACACGAAAGGCAGACCGATGA